From the Chitinophaga lutea genome, the window CCTGTTCGCCGCGCTGTTCTCCATCGCTTATTTTACGCTCCGGCAATGGAAGGAATAAGCGGACTTGTGCTTTTTTTCGTTATTTTTCTGCCCATAAACCAAATTTATCCTTATGGGTATCACCACCATTGTCATCCTTGCCGTTGTTGCCATCGCCGCACTATGGGCCGTATCGCTCTATAACCGGCTGATCAACCGGCGCAACCTCGTAAAGGAAGCCTGGAGCGGCATCGACGTTAGCCTCAAAAAACGGTACGACCTCATCCCCAACCTTGTGGAAACCGTGAAAGGATACGCGGCACACGAAAAAAACACGCTGGAGGAAGTGACGCGTTACCGCACGGCCTCCATGCAGGCCAGCACCCCGCACGACAAAATACAGGCGGAAGGCAACCTCACCCGGGCGCTCGGCTCACTGTTCGCGGTAGCGGAAAATTACCCGGACCTGAAGGCCAGCACCAATTTCGTGGAGCTGCAAAACGAACTGAGCGCCATCGAGAACAACCTCGAATCGGCCCGGCGGTACTACAACGGCACCGTGCGTGAAAACAACAACCTCGTGGAAAGTTTTCCCTCCAACATCATCGCGGGTATGTTCGGTTTCCGGACCAGCGAATTTTTTGAAATCGATAACGCAGCTCACCGCGAGCGGCCTGACGTGTCTTTTCAGTAAGCCTATGACGAAGCAATTTTTCCTGCTGGCCATCCTGCTATTCGCAGGCCGCCTCGCAGTGGCGCAAAACGCGGCGGCCGACGCCGTGCCCGTACAGGCGCCCTACCCCTCGGAACAGCCTGTTTACCCTCATTCGGAAGGCATCCTGCAATTCCATGCCGATATTGTCATTTACCCGAGCGGCATGCTGCATGTACGGGAAAAAATCAAGGTCTATGCCGCCGGCGCAAGTATCCGGAAAGGGATTTTCCGCACCATCCCGGTGTACCGGAAAGATGTGTACGGCCGCAACGTGCATACGGGCATCCATGTAGGCGGTGTGCTGAAAAACGGGCAGCCGGAGCCTTACAGCGAACTGGAAGAGCACGGCGAACTCACCGTCCGCATCGGGGACGCGGATGTGCTCTTGCAGGAAGGGATATACGAATACGACATCACCTACGAAACCGGTGGACAAATCGGCTTTTTCGACGGATACGACGAACTGTACTGGAACGTAACGGGCAGCAACTGGTCGTTTCCCATCGAAAAAGCGAGCGCCGCCATCACCGTGCCCTACGGCGCCCAGGTGCTGCAAACGGCCTGTTACACCGGTCCGGATGGCTCCACGGCAACCGATTGCCGTACCAGCCGCGACAGCAGCGGCACGCAGGTATTCCATACCAATAACCGCCTCGAAAGCGGCAGCGGTTTTACCATTGCAGTGGGGTTCTCACCGGGCCTGATTACCCGCCCTCCACCGCCCACGGCTATGGAAAAACTCATCAGCCGGCTGATGCGCTACCGGGAATACTGGCTGGCGGTCTTGGGCGGCCTCATCATGTTCGGCTACAGCTTTTTCACCTGGCGCAAACACGGAAAAGACCCGGAGCAACCCATCCCGGTGCCAGCCTTCGAGCCGCCGGACGGGCTTTCCCCCGGCAGTATCCGCTACCTGCATACCCGGAGCGCAGACAATACCGGCTTCACCGCCACCATCGTGAACATGGCCATCAAAAAGGCCATCCATATCAAAAAGGACGACGCGGAGTATGTGCTGGAGAAAACCGGGGAGCAACCGCCGAACCTGCTGCCGGAAGAAAAGGCCATCTACGCCAGACTGTTCAGCGGCCGGAACAAAATCAGGGTCGACGATGCATACCACGGCACATTTTCAAAAGCGCAGTCGGCTTTCAAAGATTCAATGACCGCCCAGCACGACCTTAAAAAATATTTCCTCAGCAACTCCCGCCAGATCGCCATCGGCGGCCTGATAGCGGGCGCCATCCTGATCGGCTACCTGATGGCCGTCAACATCGGGCAGTTTTTCTTTCTCCTGTTTTTGCTGCCCTTCCTCGGCGTGGGCGGCAGCCTGCTGGTGACGGGCATCAGGAATCTGAAGCAGGGCTGCACCGGCGTGATCCTCACCCTGGTGGGCGGCGCATTTACCCTGGCGCCGCTGGGGGTGCTGTTCCTGGTGATGGACGATGTGCCGGGCGTTGCCCTCATTTTTGTCCTGGCGCTGCTGGCGGCCTATTTCTGGTACATCTATCTCATCAAGGCGCCCACCCCGCTGGGCGCGGAAAAAGCCTCGAAGATCGAAGGTTTTATGATGTACCTCAAAACCGCGGAAGAGCACCGGCTCAATATGCTCACGCCACCAGAGCACACCCCGGCTTTATTCGAAAGACTACTACCCTACGCCATCGCGCTCGGCCTCGAAAACGAATGGGGCAGCAAGTTTGAAAACGTGCTGGCCCAGGCGGGGTACTCGCCCGAATGGTATGACGGCGACACGATCAATTACCGGAATTTCTCCAACTCTTTCGGGTCCGGTTTCACCTCTTCATTAATGCGGGCGCAGGTCGATCCTACGCCCCCTTCATCCTCCAGCTCCGGTTCCAGCGGCAGCAGCAGCTGGAGCTCCGGCAGCAGCGGCGGCGGTTCTTCGGGCGGCGGCGGTGGTGGCGGAGGCGGCGGAGGCTGGTAACTCCCTCAGGTTCTTTTTGTTAATATGTTAAACTCTTTTAACACATTAAACCACGATTAACACAATCCGTCTAATATTTCAGACTAAAACGATTGTGTATGAAACGATTCTTAATCCTGGTTTCATTGATTGCAGTGGCAGCCGCCTTCAAACCGGCCGCCGCGCAGGTGAGAGTGAGTGTCAATATCGGCATGCAGCCGGCCTGGGGCCCGTCTGGCTACGATTATGCAGAATACTATTACCTGCCGGAAATGGACATGTATTATTACATTCCTGCCCGCGAATATATCTACTTCCACCGCGGACGCTGGGTGCGCACCAGGTACGTGCCCGTGCATTACCGTCACTACGACTTCTACCGCACTTACAAGGTAGTGATCAACGACCGCGACCCGTTCCGTTATCACGACCGGTACAGGACCCGCTATGCGGCCTACCGTTACCGTTATGACCAGCCCGTGCTGCGTGACGTGCGCGACAACCGCCGCGACCACAACGGATGGAATAACCACGGCGCCCCCCGCCGTGAAAACAACGGATGGAACAACGACCGCCGCGACAACGACAGATGGGACAATAACCGCGGTAACGACCGCCGGGATAATGACCGGTGGGACAATAACCGCGGAAATGACCGCCGCGACAACGACCGCTGGGACAACAACCGCGGCAACGACCGCCGCGGGAATGAAGGCTGGAATAACAACCGCGGAAATGGCGGTAAGGATAAAGGAAACAAAGGACGTGGCAATGATAATAAAGGCGGGCATGGCAACCGCGGAAACGGCAAAGCATAACACGGCCTCAGAAGTTTTTGAACCAATCCATGAATGAGCGAGTGATCAGTGACTAAAACAACAGCTGGCTGCCTTCACCGGCGGCCAGCTTAACCAAAATATCCCTATATAAACGCTTTTTATTGGCGGATTTTAGAACGACAGGCTGCTCTTGCCGGCAGCCTGTCACCTGGGGGAACCACCGTTCCCCCAATTTTTTTTCCCTTTTTATGCAAACGTTTGCTATTTTGCCGGTACGATCGTATTTCCGGTTAAAGTTCCAACGTTATGACCATTACAAAATACCTGCTGTCCGCAGCATTGTTCCTGTTTTCATTATCCGCCAAAGCCCAACAGCAGCAAAGGCTCAATACCGGCTGGGAGTTTCTCCGCTCCGATCTCGGCGGCATCTGGGAAGCCGTTCGCCCCGTGGGTAAAGGCAACCCGGAAGCGTCTCCCATATGGGAAAAAGTAACGCTCCCCCATTGCGTCAATGCATCCGACGCCGTGGATCCGGACGTCAACTATTACCAGGGCCCCGCCTGGTACCGCACCCGGCTTAAAATCGACAACCCGTACGCCGGCGGCAGAACCATTCTCCATTTTGAAGGTGCCGGGCAGAAAACGGATGTATATATCTACACGACCAAAGTAGCATCGCACACCGGCGGCTACGACGAATGGACGGCGGACATCACCGAGGCGGTGGAAGCCTTCAAAAAATCAGCGCAGTTCAAAGGAACGGTGCCGGTATCCATCCGTACCGATAACAGCCGCGACCTGGAGATGATACCTTCCAGCCTCTCCGACTTCAATGTATACGGCGGCATTTACCGTTACCTTAACCTGGTGTACGTTCCACCTGTTTCGATCCGGCAATTACACGCCACACCCGAAGTGAGCAGCGACGGTAAAACGGCGAAGCTCGCGGTGGCGGTGCAGCTATACAATCCCGGCGGATTAACCGGCGCGCAGCTCAAAACCGTGCTGAAAGACCCGTCCGGTAAGGTGATCGGTGAAAAGAGCACTGCACTCAGCAGCCTGTCGGGCAACCTCCCTGCGGCCATTTTCGATATCAAAAAACCAAAACGCTGGCATACGGATGCTCCGTTGCTGTACACGGTGGAAACCACGGTCGCCAGCAATAACGCCACGCATACCCTCGCCGCTAAAACCGGCTTCCGCACTTTTGAGTTCGTGAAAAACGGGCCCTTCCTGCTCAACGGCCAGCGCCTGCTCCTGAAAGGCACGCACCGCCACGAAGATCATGCGGGCGTAGCGGCGGCGATGACGGAAGAGATGATGCGCGAGGAAATGATCGTGATGAAAGAAATGGGCGTCAACTTCATCCGCCTGGGCCACTACCAGCAATCGCGCATCATCCTGAACCTGTGCGACAGCCTGGGCATGGTGGTATGGGAAGAAATCCCCTGGTGCCGCGGCGGCCTCGGCGGCCCGGTGTACAAGGAACAGGCGAAACGGATGCTGACCAACATGATCGCGCAGCACTACAACCATCCCTCCGTGATCATCTGGGGCCTGGGCAATGAAAACGACTGGCCCGGCGACTTCGCGGAGTTCGATAAAGACAAGATCCGCGCGTTCATGAAAGAGCTGCACGATCTTTCCCACCAGCTCGATCCTTCCCGTAAAACCGCCATCCGCCGCTGCGATTTCTGTAAAGACATCGTGGACGTATACTCGCCCTCCATCTGGGCCGGCTGGTACCGCGGCATTTACACGGAATACAAAGCCACCTCCGAAGCCGAGATGAAACGCGTGAACCACTTCCTGCATGTGGAATGGGGCGGCGACAGCCACGCCAGCCGCCACTCCGAAGCGCCGGATAAAGCCCTGCAATCGATCAAAACGGGCGGCGGAACGGACGAGCGCGCGGGCGATGCATCGCTCTACGGCGGCGCCGCACGTGTGTCGAAAGACGGCGACTGGAGCGAAAGTTATATCTGCAACCTGATGGACTGGCACCTGAAAGAACAGGAAACCATGCCGTGGCTCACCGGTACGGCGCAATGGGTGTTCAAGGACTTCTCCACGCCTATCCGGCCCGATAACCCGGTACCCTATATGAACCAGAAAGGGCTGGTGGAAAGGGATCTCACCAAAAAAGAAGCCTACTACGTGTTCCAGTCGTACTGGGCGGAAAAGCCGATGGCCCACATTTACGGCCACTCACAACCCGTACGCTGGGGCCAGGAGGGCGAAGAAAAAATGGTGAAAGTCTATTCCAACTGCGATGAAGCGGAACTGTTCGTGAACGGGAAAAGCCTGGGCAGGAAAAAACGCAGCAGCGCCGACTTCCCTGCCGCCGGCCTCCGCTGGAACACCACGTTCAACAAAGGGCATAACGATGTACGCGTGGTGGCCGTCAAAGGAAAGATCAAAACAGAAGACAAGATAACTTTTCAATACCAGACCGACACCTGGGGCAAACCCGCAAAAATGACGCTGGAGAAAACGGCCGTTGAAGGCAATATCGTTACGCTGCAGGTAAAACTGTTCGATGCGAAAGGCGTGCAATGCCTCGATGCGGCGGATTTCGTGCGCTTCTCGCTGGCCGGAGACGGCCGCCTGATCGACAATCTGGGCACTTCTTCCGGTGCGAGGTATGTGCAATTGTACAACGGCCGCGCCATCATCAAAGCGGATACCGGCTTGGGCGGCGTGAACGTGGCAGCGGTAAAATGTGAAGGCATCCCGACGGTAACGCTGGCATTATGATTTGAGCAAGCGCTTTAAAATCAGTAACTTCCGTATTAACCATATTCTGATCACCAAAACGACGATAATATGAAACGGAAACAACTGATATTCTCAGCATTGCTGATAATGGCAGGTACCCATGCAACCCAGGCACAGTCAGGAAAATTTTACATGAAAGCAGCCGGCGGATATTTTTTCAGCGTTTCACACGGGCAGTTCCCCGATGTTGGCCCATATCCTCCAAGAGATGAGCACCATGCCGTAAACCCGGCAACGGGCGCATCCACCACCTTGTCCGAGAAAGTACTTACCGGCTCTTACGGCGCGGGTGTCCGCGGCGGCTTGTCGTTCGGGTACAACTTCAACCGGTACATCGCCGTGGAAGGGACCTTCAATTATTTCCACAGCAAGAAAAACCTGATGACGCGTAACCTCACCACCATACAGGGCACCAGCACCAAAGTGGGCGGCATTGAATCGCACGGGCACGTGAATGCCGTGGACTTTGCGCCCAGCCTCGTGATCAGTCCGGGCTTTGAAAAACTGAACCCGTACGTAAGGTTTGGCGTGGTGGTGCCGCTCTGGGGCCGCCTCTTCATCGAAACCGAGGCAAGCAGGACCAGCGCCGTGCCCGGCCAGCCGGCCACCGTGGTAGCGCAAACCGCCATCCACCGGAAAGAAGAGATCAAGCCTCACCCTACCATCGGCTTCCAGGGCGCGCTGGGCGTAGCATATCCGCTCGGCCAGCGGTTTGACCTGTTCCTCGAAACCGAATACCGCAACGTACCGGTGAAAGGCGATACCAAAGAAGTAACGGCATACAGCGAAGTCACCAATGTGGTCAACACCACCAACGGGCAGGTGATCACCACCCAGCGGCGCGGCCTGAACGATCTGAGCACGGCCGAGAAAAACACCGATTATGTGACCACGCTCGACCAGAATTCCAATACGCCCACCGGTTCTTCCGGCTCCAAAACGAATTACAAAAACGATAACGCGCCTGCCAACGACCTGATCTCTTACATCAACATCGGCGGGCTGGGCGTGAACCTCGGGGTGCGCGTGCGGTTCTGACAAACGGATGCGAACGCATATGACAAGGGCTGGCCTTTAACGGGCCAGCCCTTGTTGGTTGAATGTCTGGAAGATGGATTTGCCGCGGCGCTTCAAGACGCTGCAGTCTCTTTATGCTCGTTATCTGAATAGTTCCGTCACAACCTGCCCCACGTTGCCGCTGGGCATCTGGATGTGCAGCAGGGCCGCCAGCGTAGGCGCAATATCCGTCATGCCGGTGGTGCGGTGCGTTTTACCGGGTTTGATGCCCCAGCCCATCCACACCAGCGGGATGTGCGCATCGTAAGGATACCAGAGGCCATGGGTGGCGCCGTTGCGGCTGCCGTCTTTCCAGCCGGATTTATACACCACCAGCACATCGCCGCCGCGCTCTTCGTTATACCCGTTGATGAACATCGTTTTGGCCGGCTCCGGGATGGCGGCGCTGCCTAAGGAAGAAAGCGGGATGGCCGCGGCTACGCCGGGCTGCTCCTTCAATACCTGCACCACGGTTTTCTCTACCAGGCTCATGTCGATCCCCTTCTCCGCAAACGCTTTCCGGTTCAGGTAAACCTGGTACGCCGAAATATCCAGCACCGCATCGGGCACGCCGAATCGGGCTTCAACGGTTTTGTTTACCGCTGCCACGGCGGCTTTGCCATTGATGAGGCCGGTGGGCAGTTTTTTCTCTTCGAGGTAACCGGGCGAGTGCGATACGCCGTGATCCGCCGTGATGAAAAAGAGATAATTGTTTTTGCCGAAGCGCTGGTCGAGCCAGGAGAAAAATGCTTCCAGCTCTTTATCCATGCGCAGGTACACATCTTCCACTTCTATCGAATTGGGACCGAACTGGTGGCCCACCGCATCGGGCGAAGAAAAACTCACGGCCAGGAAATCGGTGACCTGCCCACCGCCTAAATTGTACCCTTCGATGGCTGCTTTCGCGAATTCGAACGTGAGCGTATTGCCGTAAGGCGTGGAGCGTACGGAGCTGTTTTCCTTGCCTTTGAACTGGTGCGGGAAAACAGGCGCGGCTTCGTGCCCGAATTTGTTTTCGTAGTCCTTGTTGTCGGCTTCGCTGAGTTTGTAGGAAGCAACGGGGTACATCGTGTTCCAGCCGTTGGCCAGTAATTTTTCCGGCAGTTTTTTATCGTTGAACTGCTGCACCCAGGCCGGCAGTTCTTTCATGTAATAGGAGCTCGTCACTACTTTCCCGGAGCCGCCATCGTACCAGAAGGCCGCATTGGCGCTGTGCCCCGCAGGAAAAATGGCGCCGCGGTCTTTCAGCGCAAAGCCCACCACTTTGCTTTCGAAGCCGGTGGCCACCCTTAATTCATCGGTGATGGTGGTGACCTGCATGTTACGCGGCGACATGCCGCCTTTTGTGCCCGGTATACCTACGGGCTGCACCGTGGTGTCTTCCGCGCAGTACACTTCCCTTTTCAGTTCGCGGCTGTACCAGCCGTTGTCGATAATGCCGTGCACGGCGGGCACGGAGCCCGTGTACACGGAGCTATGGCCGCAGGCCGTAACGGTGGGCGCATAGTTGATGAGCGTGTTCTCGCAACTGAAGCCTTCGCGGAGCATGCGTTTAAAACCGCCCTGTGTATAACGCTGCCCGTAGCGGTACAGGAAATCCCAGCGCATCTGGTCTACCATCATGCCGATCACGATCTTCGGGCGCTCCGCCGTTTTCTGGGCATAAGCGGCCTGCAGCAGCAGGCAACAGCCCAGCAGGGCGATCATCTTTTTTGTGTGCATCAGTTCAAAGCTTTTAAATATCGCGCCATCCAGTATGGCAATAAATACTCGTCGCCCGCCAGTTCGGAGGTGCCTTTGCCGCCGCCGTCGAGGTCGAAGGCGTTGGCATTGTGGCGGTGCACCGGCTGCTCATCCAGAGGGATCAGCCGCTCGGTGGCCTGGTCCCTGAAGTTAGCAGGTAAAAGCGTAATATCTTTCCTGTGGGAGTTTTTTATTTGCCAGGTCACCAGGTCCATCGGGAACGTGCGCATCCACCAGAGCGTGGCGTCGGCATCGTAATCGCCGGCGGTGGCCAGGGTGATGAGGTTCCATACGGCGTTTTTCTCCGGCCGCTCCAGTTCCCAGTGGTTGCGGATAACGCCGGCGTATTGTTTTTTCAGCTCATCGGTGAAAGCGTAGCGGTACAGTACCCAGTAGGTGAGAAACGCCATCTCGTCGTCGCTGTGGTTCCAGCCGCCGGTGCCCATATCGATGCCCATGTGTTTGTAGCCGGGCGTGTAGGTGATCTTGCGGTAGTCGGTAAGGATGTTTTTGAGATAACCGTGTTTATTCATCAGGCGCATCGCTTCGTCTTTATACTTCTTTTTCCCCGTCAGCGCATAGCCCAGTTGCAGGCCCGCGATGATCGTGGTGCTGCCCAGCTTGCGGTCGCCGATGGTTTCGGGGTACCAGTTGATGTACTCCGGGTTCCAGCGGCCCCAGAGCGTGGGCTTGCCGTCGATGTCCACGAAATAATATTTATTGTCGATGATGTGCGTCATGATCTTGTCGATGAAGGCGGCCACGCGCTGTTTTTCATCCGCTGTTTCAGCCACCATTTCGTGCAGC encodes:
- a CDS encoding LemA family protein; this translates as MGITTIVILAVVAIAALWAVSLYNRLINRRNLVKEAWSGIDVSLKKRYDLIPNLVETVKGYAAHEKNTLEEVTRYRTASMQASTPHDKIQAEGNLTRALGSLFAVAENYPDLKASTNFVELQNELSAIENNLESARRYYNGTVRENNNLVESFPSNIIAGMFGFRTSEFFEIDNAAHRERPDVSFQ
- a CDS encoding DUF2207 domain-containing protein — translated: MTKQFFLLAILLFAGRLAVAQNAAADAVPVQAPYPSEQPVYPHSEGILQFHADIVIYPSGMLHVREKIKVYAAGASIRKGIFRTIPVYRKDVYGRNVHTGIHVGGVLKNGQPEPYSELEEHGELTVRIGDADVLLQEGIYEYDITYETGGQIGFFDGYDELYWNVTGSNWSFPIEKASAAITVPYGAQVLQTACYTGPDGSTATDCRTSRDSSGTQVFHTNNRLESGSGFTIAVGFSPGLITRPPPPTAMEKLISRLMRYREYWLAVLGGLIMFGYSFFTWRKHGKDPEQPIPVPAFEPPDGLSPGSIRYLHTRSADNTGFTATIVNMAIKKAIHIKKDDAEYVLEKTGEQPPNLLPEEKAIYARLFSGRNKIRVDDAYHGTFSKAQSAFKDSMTAQHDLKKYFLSNSRQIAIGGLIAGAILIGYLMAVNIGQFFFLLFLLPFLGVGGSLLVTGIRNLKQGCTGVILTLVGGAFTLAPLGVLFLVMDDVPGVALIFVLALLAAYFWYIYLIKAPTPLGAEKASKIEGFMMYLKTAEEHRLNMLTPPEHTPALFERLLPYAIALGLENEWGSKFENVLAQAGYSPEWYDGDTINYRNFSNSFGSGFTSSLMRAQVDPTPPSSSSSGSSGSSSWSSGSSGGGSSGGGGGGGGGGGW
- a CDS encoding glycoside hydrolase family 2 TIM barrel-domain containing protein, which produces MTITKYLLSAALFLFSLSAKAQQQQRLNTGWEFLRSDLGGIWEAVRPVGKGNPEASPIWEKVTLPHCVNASDAVDPDVNYYQGPAWYRTRLKIDNPYAGGRTILHFEGAGQKTDVYIYTTKVASHTGGYDEWTADITEAVEAFKKSAQFKGTVPVSIRTDNSRDLEMIPSSLSDFNVYGGIYRYLNLVYVPPVSIRQLHATPEVSSDGKTAKLAVAVQLYNPGGLTGAQLKTVLKDPSGKVIGEKSTALSSLSGNLPAAIFDIKKPKRWHTDAPLLYTVETTVASNNATHTLAAKTGFRTFEFVKNGPFLLNGQRLLLKGTHRHEDHAGVAAAMTEEMMREEMIVMKEMGVNFIRLGHYQQSRIILNLCDSLGMVVWEEIPWCRGGLGGPVYKEQAKRMLTNMIAQHYNHPSVIIWGLGNENDWPGDFAEFDKDKIRAFMKELHDLSHQLDPSRKTAIRRCDFCKDIVDVYSPSIWAGWYRGIYTEYKATSEAEMKRVNHFLHVEWGGDSHASRHSEAPDKALQSIKTGGGTDERAGDASLYGGAARVSKDGDWSESYICNLMDWHLKEQETMPWLTGTAQWVFKDFSTPIRPDNPVPYMNQKGLVERDLTKKEAYYVFQSYWAEKPMAHIYGHSQPVRWGQEGEEKMVKVYSNCDEAELFVNGKSLGRKKRSSADFPAAGLRWNTTFNKGHNDVRVVAVKGKIKTEDKITFQYQTDTWGKPAKMTLEKTAVEGNIVTLQVKLFDAKGVQCLDAADFVRFSLAGDGRLIDNLGTSSGARYVQLYNGRAIIKADTGLGGVNVAAVKCEGIPTVTLAL
- a CDS encoding outer membrane beta-barrel protein, which translates into the protein MKRKQLIFSALLIMAGTHATQAQSGKFYMKAAGGYFFSVSHGQFPDVGPYPPRDEHHAVNPATGASTTLSEKVLTGSYGAGVRGGLSFGYNFNRYIAVEGTFNYFHSKKNLMTRNLTTIQGTSTKVGGIESHGHVNAVDFAPSLVISPGFEKLNPYVRFGVVVPLWGRLFIETEASRTSAVPGQPATVVAQTAIHRKEEIKPHPTIGFQGALGVAYPLGQRFDLFLETEYRNVPVKGDTKEVTAYSEVTNVVNTTNGQVITTQRRGLNDLSTAEKNTDYVTTLDQNSNTPTGSSGSKTNYKNDNAPANDLISYINIGGLGVNLGVRVRF
- the pafA gene encoding alkaline phosphatase PafA, with protein sequence MHTKKMIALLGCCLLLQAAYAQKTAERPKIVIGMMVDQMRWDFLYRYGQRYTQGGFKRMLREGFSCENTLINYAPTVTACGHSSVYTGSVPAVHGIIDNGWYSRELKREVYCAEDTTVQPVGIPGTKGGMSPRNMQVTTITDELRVATGFESKVVGFALKDRGAIFPAGHSANAAFWYDGGSGKVVTSSYYMKELPAWVQQFNDKKLPEKLLANGWNTMYPVASYKLSEADNKDYENKFGHEAAPVFPHQFKGKENSSVRSTPYGNTLTFEFAKAAIEGYNLGGGQVTDFLAVSFSSPDAVGHQFGPNSIEVEDVYLRMDKELEAFFSWLDQRFGKNNYLFFITADHGVSHSPGYLEEKKLPTGLINGKAAVAAVNKTVEARFGVPDAVLDISAYQVYLNRKAFAEKGIDMSLVEKTVVQVLKEQPGVAAAIPLSSLGSAAIPEPAKTMFINGYNEERGGDVLVVYKSGWKDGSRNGATHGLWYPYDAHIPLVWMGWGIKPGKTHRTTGMTDIAPTLAALLHIQMPSGNVGQVVTELFR